One Glycine max cultivar Williams 82 chromosome 3, Glycine_max_v4.0, whole genome shotgun sequence DNA window includes the following coding sequences:
- the LOC100781696 gene encoding mediator of RNA polymerase II transcription subunit 12: protein MQRYHAGSCTSAVNNSTIGGPSARDPGRSDSPSLPANFAVSSRRQLPLNPYKLKCDKEPLNSRLGAPDFHPQTPNCPEETLTREYLQSGYRDTVEGLEEAREISLTQVPHFNKNIVLKCKEAIRKRLRAINESRAQKRKAGQVYGVALSGSQLGRSGIFPELRPCGEDFQKKWIEGLSQQHKRLRSLADHVPHGYKRASLLEVLIKNNVPLLRATWFIKVTYLNQVRPGSVGISSGAADKIQLSRSDVWTKDVINYLQTLVDEFLSKNALHSASHGRERSPQIPYTGSLQNKNDPLLSVSDGEGPSLHFRWWYIVRLLQWHHAEGLLHSSLVIDWVFNQLQEKELLEVWQLLLPIIYGFLETIVLSQSYVRTLAGLALRVIRDPAPGGSDLVDNSRRAYTAYAVVEMLRYLILVVPDTFAALDCFPLPSSVISHTMNDGSFVLKSTEAAGKIKNSSDDFGHIISCIQKHTEDLAKSASPGYPGHCLAKVAKALDKSLVLGDLRVAYKFLFEELCGGTVSEGWVSKVSPCLRLSLKWFGTVNTALIYSVFFLCEWATCDFRDFRSTPPRDIKFTGRKDLSQVHIAVRLLLMKIRDVKISQKQTNENHRASHLAKNSSQCQNWNYVGNVSRSKSSSKSMGSSVFESPGPLHDIIVCWIDQHVVHKGEGPKRLHLFMVELIRAGIFYPLAYVRQLIVSGIMDVYVNVVDLERWRRHYRILKQLPGCFIHDVLEESGIVEGPQLKEALQIYLNERRLILRGPLSMSHDDANGSNLSALKKKKYPASTKDEVSAVPIDQRNVISTTISSKSAKDNANIEELRTAISVLLQLPNCSSNLSTTGDESEGSVRRPIGSPYSKIDPVEGTPGCEECSRAKRQKLSEERSSFVQGHSPVQSDDDDAWWVKKGMKSPEPLKVDQSQKSTKQVTKIRQKNVRKTQSLAQLAASRIESSQGASTSHVCGNKVSCPHHKTAMDGEGQRSVDCIQTSHFGDIVSIGKALKQLRFVEKRALAVWLLTVVRQVIEEVEKNIGKVGQFGRPFPVADDRGSIRWKLGEDELSVILYLMDISDDLVSAVKFLLWLLPKVLNSPNSTIHSGRNVLMLPRNVENQVCDVGEAFLLSSLRRYENILVAADLIPEALSSAMHRAATVIASIGRVSGSGALAFARYLLRKYSNVASVIEWEKTFKTTSDARLSSELESGGSVDGELGLPLGVPAGVKDHDDFFRQKISGGRLPSRVGAGMRDIVQRNVEEAFHYLFGKDRKLFAAGTPKGPALEKWDNGYQIAHQIVMGLIDCIRQTGGAAQEGDPSLVSSAVSAIVGSVGPTLAKMPDFSSGNNHSNIMSATNSLNYARCILRMHITCLCLLKEALGERQSRVFDIALATEASNALAGVFTPSKASRSQFQMSPEAHDSSNTISNDMGSNSIKVVAKTTKIAAAVSALLVGAIVYGVTSLERMVAVLRLKEGLDVAQFVRNARSNSNGNARSVMAFKVDSSIEGHVHWFRLLVGNCRTICEGLVVELLGEPSIMALSRMQLMLPLNLVFPPAYSIFAFVRWRPFMLNATVREDMNQIYQSLSMAITDAIKHLPFRDVCFRDCQGLYDLMAADASDSELATLLEFNGSDMHLKSTAFVPLRSRLFLNAMIDCKMPPSIYTKDDGSRMSGLGESKIKFTDSESKLQDLLVHVLDTLQPAKFHWQWVVLRLLLNEQALVERLENRDVSLVDAIKLSSPSTEKASAASENENNFIQILLTRLLVRPDAAPLFSELIHLFGRSLEDSMLLQGKWFLAGQDVLFGRKTIRQRLHNIAMKKNLSVKTQFWEPWGWCSPSTDPLTIKGDNKKFDSTSLEEGEVVEEGMDLKRCQQQVTERALIELLLPCIDQSSDESRNSFASDMMKQLSYIEQQITAVTGGSKPVGSAPPGVEGQPNKVNNRKNMRGGGPALARRQTVAADSSPPSPAALRASMSLRLQLLLRFLPILCTDREPSVRSMRQFLATVIFRLLGSRVVHEDADISVNAVPFLPIREAESSSEVASAAFVDSSSGSLFDRLLLVLHGLLSSYPPSWLRAKPVSKTISEPTREISGIDRELLEALQNDLDRMQLPDTIRWRIQAAMPMLIPSMRCSLSCQPPSVSNSALVCLQPSITNPGSNSSSSTIPQRNSVLSRVASNASGKSKLQDNDLEIDPWTLLEDGAGSYPSAGNTASIVSGDHANIRATSWLKGAVRVRRTDLTYVGAVDDDS from the exons ATGCAAAGGTATCATGCTGGCAGCTGCACTAGTGCAGTTAACAACAGTACAATAGGTGGACCATCTGCTAGGGACCCAGGAAGATCTGATTCACCTTCtttgccagctaactttgctgTAAGTTCAAG GCGACAACTACCATTAAACCCATACAAGTTGAAGTGTGATAAAGAACCCTTGAACTCTAG gCTTGGGGCACCAGATTTTCATCCCCAAACGCCAAATTGTCCTGAAGAGACTCTGACCAGAGAATATTTGCAATCTGGATACAGGGATACAGTTGAGGGGCTCGAG GAAGCAAGAGAAATTTCACTAACTCAGGTTCCGCATTTTAACAAGAACATTGTTCTTAAATGCAAAGAG GCTATTAGAAAACGTCTGAGGGCCATCAATGAATCTCGTGCTCAGAAGAGGAAG GCTGGTCAAGTATATGGTGTGGCTCTTTCAGGATCACAACTTGGCAGGTCTGGCATTTTCCCTGAACTAAGACCCTGTGGTGAGGACTTCCAGAAGAAATGGATTGAG ggTTTATCTCAGCAGCACAAGCGATTACGCTCTTTGGCTGATCATGTTCCTCATGGTTATAAAAGGGCATCACTTTTAGAGGTTCTTATCAAGAATAATGTTCCATTGCTTAGGGCCACCTGGTTTATCAAGGTTACTTACCTCAATCAG GTTCGACCTGGTTCTGTTGGTATTTCTTCTGGGGCAGCTGACAAGATTCAGCTGTCTCGCTCTGATGTTTGGACCAAAGATGTTATCAATTACTTACAAACACTTGTGGATGAATTTTTGTCAAAGAATGCTTTGCATTCTGCTTCTCATGGTCGAGAGCGATCACCACAAATCCCTTATACTGGCTCACTGCAgaataaaaatgatccattattATCTGTTTCTGATGGTGAAGGACCATCCTTACATTTTAGATGGTGGTATATTGTGAGGCTTCTGCAATGGCATCATGCTGAAGGGTTGCTTCATTCTTCTCTTGTCATTGATTGGGTGTTTAATCAACTACAG GAAAAAGAACTGCTTGAGGTTTGGCAGCTGTTATTGCCTATTATATACGGTTTTTTAGAAACTATTGTCCTGTCTCAATCTTATGTACGCACTCTTGCTGGATTAGCTCTTCGTGTCATTCGTGATCCTGCTCCAGGTGGTTCTGACTTAGTAGATAATTCCAGGAGGGCATATACAGCTTATGCTGTGGTTGAGATGCTCCGGTATTTAATACTTGTGGTGCCAGATACTTTTGCTGCTCTGGATTGCTTTCCTTTACCATCCTCTGTAATTTCACATACAATGAATGATGGGAGTTTTGTACTAAAATCAACTGAAGCTGCAGGGAAGATAAAAAATAGTTCAGATGATTTTGGTCACATTATTTCATGTATTCAGAAACATACAGAAGATTTGGCGAAGTCTGCAAGCCCAGGCTATCCAGGTCATTGTCTAGCTAAAGTTGCAAAAGCTTTGGATAAATCTCTTGTGCTGGGTGATTTGCGTGTAgcatataaatttctttttgaaGAACTTTGTGGTGGAACTGTATCTGAAGGCTGGGTTTCCAAAGTCAGCCCTTGCTTAAGGTTATCTCTGAAATGGTTTGGGACTGTAAATACAGCCCTTATATATTCTGTGTTTTTCCTCTGTGAGTGGGCAACTTGTGATTTTAGGGATTTTCGCAGTACTCCTCCTCGTGACATAAAGTTTACAGGTAGGAAAGATCTTTCCCAAGTGCATATAGCAGTTAGACTTTTACTGATGAAGATTAGGGATGTGAAGATttcacaaaaacaaacaaatgaaaatcACAGAGCCAGTCATCTTGCAAAGAATTCGAGTCAGTGCCAGAATTGGAATTATGTGGGTAATGTATCCAGATCGAAATCTAGTTCAAAGAGTATGGGTTCTTCTGTATTTGAAAGCCCAGGTCCTCTACATGATATTATAGTTTGTTGGATTGATCAGCATGTGGTGCATAAAGGGGAAGGTCCCAAGCGCCTACATCTATTTATGGTTGAACTCATACGTGCAGGCATCTTTTACCCCTTGGCATATGTACGCCAGCTAATAGTGAGCGGGATCATGGATGTGTATGTAAATGTGGTTGACCTGGAGCGATGGAGGAGACACTATCGAATCTTAAAGCAGCTACCTGGATGCTTTATCCATGATGTTCTGGAAGAATCAGGGATTGTTGAAGGGCCGCAGCTCAAAGAAGCCTTGCAAATTTACTTGAATGAACGCCGCCTCATACTTCGGGGTCCTCTGAGCATGTCCCATGATGATGCCAATGGTTCCAATTTATCTgctctgaagaaaaaaaaatatccagcTTCTACAAAGGATGAAGTTTCTGCAGTGCCAATTGATCAGAGAAATGTTATTTCTACCACAATATCTTCTAAAAGTGCAAAGGATAATGCTAACATTGAAGAACTAAGAACAGCAATCTCGGTACTGTTACAGCTACCTAATTGTTCATCTAATTTGAGCACTACAGGTGATGAATCTGAGGGCAGTGTTAGAAGACCTATTGGGTCTCCCTACAGCAAGATTGATCCAGTGGAGGGTACACCTGGGTGTGAAGAATGTAGCAGAGCAAAGAGACAAAAGTTAAGTGAGGAAAGAAGCTCATTTGTTCAAGGGCATTCTCCAGTTCAATCTGATGATGACGATGCATGGTGGGTGAAAAAGGGAATGAAATCCCCAGAGCCTCTCAAAGTTGATCAATCTCAGAAGTCAACCAAGCAGGTCACCAAGATTCGGCAAAAGAATGTGCGTAAAACTCAGAGTCTAGCTCAACTGGCAGCTTCTAGAATTGAGAGTAGCCAAGGGGCATCAACTAGTCATGTGTGTGGTAACAAGGTAAGCTGCCCTCACCATAAAACTGCTATGGATGGAGAGGGGCAGAGGTCTGTCGATTGCATCCAAACAAGTCATTTTGGGGATATAGTTTCCATTGGAAAAGCATTAAAGCAGCTACGTTTTGTTGAGAAAAGGGCACTAGCAGTTTGGCTGTTGACTGTTGTTAGGCAGGTAATTGAAGAGGTGGAGAAAAATATTGGTAAAGTTGGTCAGTTCGGCAGGCCTTTTCCTGTTGCGGATGATAGAGGCTCAATACGGTGGAAACTTGGTGAAGACGAACTTTCTGTGATTCTTTATTTGATGGATATCTCTGATGATTTGGTATCAGCTGTCAAGTTCCTCCTTTGGTTGCTGCCAAAGGTTCTTAATAGCCCCAATTCTACAATTCATTCTGGGAGGAATGTGCTGATGCTACCAAGGAATGTGGAAAACCAAGTTTGTGATGTGGGAGAGGCTTTTCTGCTATCATCACTCAGAAG GTATGAGAACATTCTTGTTGCAGCAGACCTTATTCCCGAAGCTTTGTCATCTGCAATGCATCGTGCTGCCACTGTTATTGCATCTATTGGAAGGGTTTCAGGGTCAGGGGCCCTAGCTTTTGCTCGGTATTTGTTGAGAAAATACAGCAATGTGGCTAGTGTCATCGAGTGGGAGAAAACTTTTAAGACTACATCTGATGCTAGACTTTCCTCTGAACTTGAGTCTGGTGGGTCAGTGGATGGAGAGTTAGGTTTACCCCTAGGAGTTCCAGCTGGAGTCAAGGACCATGATGATTTTTTCCGTCAGAAGATAAGTGGTGGTCGGTTACCGTCCAGAGTAGGTGCAGGCATGAGGGATATAGTGCAGCGTAATGTTGAAGAAGCGTTCCACTATCTTTTTGGAAAAGATAGAAAGCTATTTGCTGCTGGTACACCAAAAGGTCCTGCTTTAGAAAAATGGGATAATGGATATCAAATTGCTCACCAAATAGTTATGGGTTTGATTGATTGCATAAGGCAGACTGGTGGTGCTGCTCAAGAAGGAGATCCCTCTTTGGTCTCTTCTGCTGTTTCTGCGATTGTTGGCAGTGTTGGTCCAACTTTAGCAAAAATGCCTGATTTTTCATCTGGCAATAATCATTCAAATATAATGTCAGCTACAAATTCATTGAACTATGCCAGATGCATTCTGCGAATGCATATAACCTGTCTATGCCTGCTTAAGGAAGCTCTGGGAGAACGCCAAAGCCGTGTATTTGATATTGCTCTAGCTACTGAAGCTTCTAATGCTCTTGCAGGTGTTTTTACTCCTAGTAAAGCATCTCGTTCTCAGTTTCAAATGTCTCCTGAAGCCCATGATTCTAGTAACACTATTTCAAATGATATGGGAAGCAACTCTATTAAGGTTGTggcaaaaacaacaaaaattgctGCTGCTGTTTCTGCACTTCTTGTTGGTGCAATTGTATATGGTGTTACCAGCCTGGAAAGGATGGTGGCAGTTCTCAGATTAAAGGAGGGGCTGGATGTGGCACAATTTGTAAGAAACGCTAGATCCAATTCAAATGGAAATGCTCGTTCAGTTATGGCTTTTAAGGTGGATAGTTCAATTGAAGGTCATGTCCATTGGTTTAGATTGCTTGTTGGAAACTGCAGAACAATCTGTGAAGGGTTAGTGGTGGAACTCTTGGGTGAACCATCTATTATGGCTCTTTCAAGGATGCAACTTATGCTTCCTCTAAATTTGGTCTTTCCACCTGCCTATTCAATATTTGCCTTTGTTAGGTGGCGACCTTTCATGCTGAATGCTACAGTTCGGGAAGACATGAATCAAATTTATCAGTCTCTTTCAATGGCCATAACTGATGCAATAAAACATTTGCCATTTCGAGATGTATGTTTTAGAGACTGTCAGGGTCTTTATGATCTTATGGCTGCAGATGCAAGTGATTCTGAACTTGCAACCTTGCTAGAGTTTAATGGGTCTGATATGCATTTAAAATCCACAGCATTTGTTCCCCTACGCTCTAGGCTTTTCCTGAACGCCATGATTGATTGTAAGATGCCACCATCTATTTATACAAAGGATGATGGGAGCCGAATGTCTGGACTTGGTGagtctaaaattaaattcacaGATAGTGAGTCTAAGCTTCAGGATTTGCTTGTGCATGTTTTGGATACCTTGCAACCTGCCAAATTTCACTGGCAGTGGGTTGTACTCAGGTTGCTCTTAAATGAACAAGCCCTCGTTGAAAGACTAGAGAATCGTGATGTGTCCTTGGTTGATGCTATAAAGTTGTCCTCACCTAGTACAGAGAAGGCTTCTGCTGCTTCTGAGAATGAgaacaattttattcaaatacttCTCACAAGGTTACTGGTTAGACCTGATGCTGCACCCCTTTTTTCGGAGTTGATTCATCTCTTTGGCAGGTCACTAGAGGATTCAATGTTGTTGCAAGGTAAATGGTTCCTTGCAGGCCAGGATGTCCTCTTTGGTCGGAAGACCATTAGGCAAAGGCTACATAACATTgctatgaaaaaaaatctttctgtTAAGACCCAATTTTGGGAGCCATGGGGTTGGTGTAGCCCGTCTACTGATCCATTAACTATCAAAGGGGATAACAAGAAGTTTGATAGCACATCCCTTGAAGAAGGAGAAGTTGTTGAAGAGGGAATGGATTTGAAAAGGTGCCAGCAGCAAGTGACTGAGAGGGCTCTTATTGAGTTGCTTCTTCCTTGCATAGATCAAAGTTCTGATGAATCCCGCAATTCCTTTGCAAGTGATATGATGAAACAGTTAAGTTATATTGAGCAACAAATAACTGCTGTTACAGGTGGAAGTAAACCAGTAGGAAGTGCTCCTCCTGGAGTTGAAGGTCAGCCGAATAAAGTAAATAACCGCAAAAATATGAGAGGTGGAGGCCCTGCATTAGCTAGACGACAAACAGTTGCAGCAGATTCTTCTCCACCATCTCCTGCAGCTCTACGAGCTTCTATGTCATTACGGTTGCAGTTGCTCCTGAGATTTCTTCCTATTCTTTGCACTGACAG GGAGCCATCTGTGCGGAGCATGAGACAATTTCTTGCCACTGTAATTTTTCGTCTCCTTGGTAGCCGGGTTGTGCATGAGGATGCAGACATTTCGGTGAATGCTGTGCCATTTCTGCCTATAAGGGAGGCAGAGTCATCTTCTGAAGTTGCTTCTGCTGCTTTTGTGGATTCTTCTTCTGGGAGTTTGTTTGATcgtttgttgttggttttgcatGGATTATTAAGTAGTTATCCACCAAGTTGGCTTAGGGCAAAGCCTGTTTCAAAGACAATCAGTGAACCTACGAGGGAAATTTCTGGAATTGACCGAGAATTGTTGGAGGCTTTGCAG AATGACTTGGATCGTATGCAACTGCCAGACACTATTCGGTGGCGTATCCAAGCTGCAATGCCCATGCTCATTCCCTCTATGCGGTGCTCTTTATCCTGCCAGCCACCATCTGTTTCAAATTCTGCTCTTGTTTGCCTTCAACCCAGCATTACAAATCCTGGGTCTAACTCCAGTAGTTCAACTATCCCTCAGAGGAATTCAGTTCTATCAAGGGTTGCATCTAATGCATCAGGGAAGTCAAAATTACAGGACAATGATTTGGAAATAGATCCTTGGACGCTCTTAGAAGATGGCGCTGGATCTTACCCTTCAGCAGGTAATACTGCAAGTATAGTAAGTGGTGACCACGCTAATATTCGTGCCACCAGCTGGCTTAAAGGGGCTGTAAGGGTGAGACGGACGGACCTCACATATGTTGGTGCTGTGGATGACGATAGTtga